A genomic window from Silene latifolia isolate original U9 population chromosome Y, ASM4854445v1, whole genome shotgun sequence includes:
- the LOC141627717 gene encoding uncharacterized protein LOC141627717, with product MTSNRLAGSWKCRGGQNNNNGSYNRNNGGSYQRSNNNANQNLVAKPTTSASTVQRGGPKNSGKLVMMGKQAVEEDSQVVTGTFLVNHKPTFVLFYSGATHSFLSRGHALTMGLWEFELDGFDVIVGMDWLGKYDAKINCCQKKVSLKGPKGIRVSYRVFVVKPKVKMIAAITLKSYLRKGCHIVLFHVRDTSMEEPSAAEIPVVGEFKDVFPEEILGLPPIRGIDFSLEHKPGTRSISKAPYCQGPKELKDFKKQ from the exons ATGACGAGTAACAGGCTTGCTGGTTCATGGAAATGTCGGGGCGGTCAGAACAACAACAATGGTAGCTATAACCGCAACAATGGTGGATCTTACCAGCGCTCGAACAATAATGCGAACCAGAATTTGGTAGCCAAGCCTACTACATCAGCAAGTACGGTGCAAAGAGGAGGTCCAAAGAATAGTGGTAAACTAGTTATGATGGGTAAACAGGCAGTAGAGGAGGATTCGCAAGTcgtcactggtacttttcttgttaaccaTAAACCAACTTTTGTTCTGTTTTATTCCGGGGCAACCCATTCGTTTTTGTCTAGAGGTCATGCTCTAACAATGGGTTTATGGGAGTTTGAGTTG GATGGGTTTGATGTCattgttgggatggattggttgggtaagtatgacgCTAAGATAAACTGTTGTCAGAAAAaggtgtctttaaagggtcctaagggaaTTAGAGTGTCATATCGGGTGTTTGTGGTGAAACCCAAGGTTAAGATGATAGCAGCTATTACTCTAAAGTCATATTTGAGGAAGGGATGTCATATAGTCCTTTTCCATGTGAGGGATACTTCCATGGAGGAGCCATCAGCAGCAGAGATACCAGTTGTGGgtgagttcaaagatgtctttccggaggagatacttGGGTTACCTCCTATAAGGGGCATTGACTTCAGTTTAGAGCATAAACCAGGGACGCGATCTATATCTAAGGCCCCGTACTGTCAAGGACCAAAGGAGCTAAAAGATTTTAAGAAACAGTAG